Proteins co-encoded in one Diaminobutyricimonas sp. LJ205 genomic window:
- a CDS encoding amidohydrolase has product MLLRNARLGDRAVDIRIEGGRTAEIGRRDDDRLIGDRSNEDTADLELDLDGRPVIPGLWDEHVHFSQWAMSLRRVDVQHADSPEAAAAIVADAVAANPPAPGSVVVGTGFRPGLWSRQPTFAVLDAIVGVVAANVPVVLISGDVHSVWLNSAALSVHGFAGHPTGVLVEDDCWAVLKALDDVPADVLDAWLTDAASAAAARGIVGITDLEFSLNLDHWQRRMAAGFDTLRVDAGFYTEHLDEVIGRGLKSGQRLNDLLTVGPYKIISDGSLNTRTAFCVDPYPGLTEHPHGMLNVPSDELRQLMSRATDAGLRMAVHAIGDEANRLALDAFEAIGCGGRIEHAQLLRAEDLARFAALGVEASVQPEHAMDDRDVADHYWAGRTDRAFVLRSLIDAGARVRLGSDAPVAPLDPWVSIAAAVGRTRDGREPWHAEQAITVDQAIEASVRSAVAVGEVADLVVLDADPHTVSATELRSMPVAATVLAGRFTFNTL; this is encoded by the coding sequence ATGCTGCTTCGAAACGCCCGTCTCGGTGACCGGGCCGTCGATATCCGGATCGAGGGCGGCCGGACCGCCGAGATCGGCCGGCGGGATGACGACCGGCTGATCGGCGACCGGAGTAACGAGGACACGGCGGACCTGGAGCTTGATCTCGACGGGCGCCCGGTGATCCCCGGACTCTGGGACGAGCACGTGCACTTCTCCCAGTGGGCGATGTCGCTGCGGCGCGTGGATGTGCAGCACGCCGACTCGCCCGAAGCCGCAGCGGCCATCGTCGCCGATGCCGTCGCGGCAAACCCCCCGGCGCCGGGCTCCGTCGTCGTGGGAACCGGCTTCCGGCCCGGGCTCTGGTCCCGGCAGCCCACCTTCGCGGTGCTGGACGCCATCGTCGGCGTGGTGGCCGCGAATGTGCCGGTGGTGCTGATCAGCGGCGACGTGCACAGCGTCTGGCTGAACTCGGCGGCCCTGTCGGTGCACGGCTTCGCCGGGCACCCGACCGGAGTCCTGGTCGAGGACGATTGCTGGGCGGTGCTCAAGGCGCTCGACGACGTGCCGGCCGACGTGCTGGATGCCTGGCTCACGGATGCCGCATCCGCAGCCGCCGCCCGTGGAATCGTCGGCATCACCGACCTCGAATTCAGCTTGAACCTCGACCACTGGCAGCGGCGAATGGCGGCCGGGTTCGACACCCTGCGCGTGGACGCCGGGTTCTACACCGAGCACCTCGACGAGGTCATCGGGCGGGGCCTGAAGTCCGGGCAGCGGTTGAACGACCTGCTCACCGTCGGTCCGTACAAGATCATCAGCGACGGTTCGTTGAACACCCGTACCGCGTTCTGCGTCGACCCGTACCCCGGGCTCACCGAGCACCCGCACGGCATGCTGAATGTGCCGAGCGACGAACTGCGGCAGCTCATGTCCCGGGCCACCGACGCCGGTTTGCGGATGGCCGTGCACGCCATCGGCGACGAAGCCAACCGGCTCGCCCTCGACGCGTTCGAGGCGATCGGCTGCGGTGGACGCATCGAACACGCCCAGCTGCTGCGGGCCGAGGACCTCGCCCGGTTCGCCGCGCTCGGTGTCGAGGCCAGCGTGCAGCCGGAGCACGCCATGGACGACCGTGATGTCGCCGACCACTACTGGGCCGGTCGCACCGACCGCGCCTTCGTGCTGCGTTCGCTCATCGACGCGGGCGCGCGGGTTCGGCTGGGATCGGATGCCCCGGTCGCTCCACTCGATCCGTGGGTGTCCATCGCGGCCGCTGTCGGCCGGACCCGTGACGGTCGCGAACCGTGGCATGCGGAACAGGCCATCACGGTGGACCAGGCGATCGAGGCATCCGTCCGCTCCGCCGTCGCTGTCGGTGAGGTAGCCGACCTCGTCGTGCTCGACGCCGACCCGCACACGGTGTCAGCGACCGAGTTGCGGAGCATGCCCGTGGCAGCCACGGTGCTCGCCGGACGGTTCACCTTCAACACGCTCTGA
- a CDS encoding FMN-binding negative transcriptional regulator, whose amino-acid sequence MRQNPSFTLAGEDGIKRLIRENPFATIVSNTDAGGLVASHYPVILDEEAEGIVLLSHVGKPDDLIHELGSHELLVIVQGSHGYISPGWYGDGPAVPTWNFSAAHLTGTPEILSAEENLKVLDRLVEHFEHVMPHPRLMNGTPENAAYAEKISAGTVGFRLRVQRFVAKDKMSQNKPADTVVEIIHGLESDEHYANPALVNQMRRVHPNAASKRPSR is encoded by the coding sequence ATGCGACAGAACCCCAGCTTCACCCTCGCCGGTGAGGACGGCATCAAGCGTCTGATCCGCGAGAACCCGTTCGCCACGATCGTCAGCAACACCGACGCGGGCGGGCTGGTGGCATCCCACTACCCGGTGATCCTCGACGAGGAGGCCGAGGGCATCGTGCTGCTCAGCCACGTCGGCAAGCCCGATGACCTCATCCATGAACTCGGGTCGCACGAATTGCTGGTCATCGTGCAGGGCTCGCACGGGTATATCTCGCCCGGCTGGTACGGCGACGGCCCAGCGGTGCCGACCTGGAACTTCAGCGCGGCGCACCTGACTGGCACGCCGGAGATCCTCAGCGCCGAGGAGAACCTGAAGGTTCTCGATCGGCTTGTCGAGCACTTCGAGCACGTCATGCCGCATCCGCGGCTGATGAATGGCACGCCAGAGAATGCGGCCTATGCCGAGAAAATCTCCGCAGGAACAGTAGGCTTCCGGCTGCGTGTTCAGCGCTTCGTCGCCAAGGACAAGATGAGTCAGAACAAGCCGGCCGACACGGTTGTCGAGATCATCCACGGCCTCGAATCCGACGAGCACTATGCCAATCCGGCACTCGTGAACCAGATGCGGAGGGTCCACCCGAATGCTGCTTCGAAACGCCCGTCTCGGTGA
- a CDS encoding Fpg/Nei family DNA glycosylase, translated as MPEGHSVHRIARQFALHFVGHPVASSSPQGRFAAGAKQLDGRVMTEARAIGKQMFLGFEGGLWLRVHLGLYGAWDFAGDVTVDATVPADTVVDADGENSLHSIGAPRRTRLRMSEQEKQQDDIESFPPEPVGQVRVRLLTDVSCADLRGPTACEVLDAAEVDAVIARLGPDPLVDDAEVAEERFVSSVRKKSTPIGLLLMDQSVVSGIGNIYRAELLFRARLDPHTPGRNVPQDVARELWRDWTRLLTIGVHVGQMMTMDDLEEDAYRAALANRADRHWVYLREGLPCRVCGTNIAMEMAAGRKLYWCPSCQR; from the coding sequence ATGCCTGAGGGTCACTCCGTCCACCGCATCGCTCGGCAGTTCGCGCTGCATTTCGTGGGACATCCGGTCGCCTCATCCAGCCCGCAGGGTCGATTCGCAGCCGGTGCGAAGCAGCTCGATGGGCGGGTGATGACCGAGGCGCGCGCGATCGGCAAGCAGATGTTCCTCGGGTTCGAGGGCGGACTCTGGTTGCGCGTGCACCTCGGCCTCTACGGCGCCTGGGACTTCGCAGGGGACGTCACCGTCGATGCGACGGTGCCGGCTGACACCGTCGTCGACGCCGACGGTGAGAACTCGTTGCACTCCATCGGTGCGCCGCGGCGCACCCGGCTGCGGATGTCGGAGCAGGAGAAGCAGCAGGACGACATCGAGTCGTTCCCTCCTGAGCCGGTCGGCCAGGTGCGGGTGCGCCTGCTGACGGATGTCTCCTGCGCCGATCTGCGCGGCCCGACCGCGTGCGAGGTGCTCGACGCCGCCGAGGTGGATGCCGTGATCGCACGACTCGGCCCGGATCCGCTCGTCGACGACGCGGAGGTCGCCGAGGAACGGTTCGTGAGCAGCGTGCGCAAGAAGTCGACGCCGATCGGCCTGCTGCTGATGGACCAGTCGGTCGTCAGCGGGATCGGCAACATCTATCGCGCCGAGCTGCTGTTCCGTGCCCGCCTCGACCCGCACACTCCCGGCCGCAACGTGCCCCAGGATGTCGCCCGCGAACTGTGGCGGGACTGGACGCGCTTGCTGACCATCGGCGTGCACGTCGGCCAGATGATGACCATGGACGACCTGGAGGAAGACGCCTACCGTGCCGCGCTGGCGAACCGGGCCGACCGCCACTGGGTCTACCTGCGTGAGGGCTTGCCCTGCCGCGTCTGCGGCACCAACATCGCCATGGAGATGGCCGCCGGCCGCAAGCTCTACTGGTGCCCGAGCTGTCAGCGCTGA
- a CDS encoding ribose-5-phosphate isomerase: protein MRIHIATDHAGLEFSRDLQEHLTREGHEVIDHGPTSFDPLDDYPSFCINAARAVVADQRAGVQALGVVFGGSGNGEQIAANKVDGARAALVWNLDTAKLAREHNDANVISIGARQHSIDEAVLFIDAFIATPFPGDERHARRIAQLAEYETTGAIAGRSIV from the coding sequence ATGCGCATCCATATCGCCACCGATCACGCCGGTCTCGAGTTCAGCCGGGATCTGCAGGAGCACCTGACCCGTGAGGGCCACGAGGTCATCGACCACGGTCCGACCAGTTTTGACCCGCTCGATGACTACCCGTCGTTCTGCATCAATGCGGCGCGAGCCGTCGTCGCCGACCAGCGGGCCGGGGTGCAGGCTCTCGGCGTCGTATTCGGCGGATCCGGCAACGGTGAGCAGATTGCTGCGAACAAGGTGGACGGTGCCCGTGCCGCGCTGGTCTGGAACCTTGACACTGCCAAGCTCGCGCGCGAGCACAATGACGCCAACGTGATTTCGATCGGTGCCCGCCAGCACTCGATCGATGAGGCCGTGTTGTTCATCGACGCATTCATCGCCACGCCGTTCCCCGGCGACGAGCGTCACGCGCGACGGATCGCGCAGCTCGCCGAGTACGAGACGACCGGCGCCATCGCAGGCCGCAGTATCGTCTGA
- a CDS encoding DsbA family protein, translating into MSSSTVASPTTVDFWFDPSCPWAWMASRWVDEVSEKRDLDVTWRIMSLAVLNEDKDVSDDYRAFLPRALRYARLVASLGEVVGPEIIKPLYDALGSRIHPGGQKDADEVIAGALADLQLDAGFARYADSDEHDAALRASHADGISRVGQDVGTPVIAVNDVAFFGPVISPAPTGEMALTLWDGVVAAASYDGFFELKRSRTRGPQFD; encoded by the coding sequence ATGAGCTCTTCCACCGTTGCCTCACCGACCACCGTTGACTTCTGGTTCGACCCCTCCTGCCCGTGGGCGTGGATGGCCAGCCGCTGGGTGGACGAGGTCTCCGAAAAGCGCGACCTCGACGTCACCTGGCGCATCATGAGCCTCGCGGTGCTGAACGAGGACAAGGACGTCTCAGACGACTATCGCGCCTTCCTGCCCCGCGCCCTGCGCTACGCGCGCTTGGTCGCGTCGCTCGGCGAGGTGGTCGGCCCCGAAATCATCAAGCCGCTCTACGACGCCCTCGGCAGCCGCATCCATCCCGGAGGCCAGAAGGACGCCGACGAGGTGATCGCCGGCGCGCTTGCCGATCTCCAGCTGGATGCCGGGTTCGCCAGGTACGCCGACAGCGACGAGCACGACGCTGCCCTGCGGGCCAGTCACGCTGACGGCATCAGCCGGGTCGGACAGGACGTCGGGACGCCGGTGATCGCCGTGAATGACGTCGCCTTCTTCGGACCAGTCATCTCGCCTGCGCCGACCGGCGAGATGGCGTTGACCCTCTGGGACGGTGTCGTCGCCGCGGCGAGCTACGACGGCTTCTTCGAACTCAAGCGGTCTCGAACGCGCGGGCCTCAGTTCGACTGA